One window from the genome of Haloprofundus halobius encodes:
- a CDS encoding mandelate racemase/muconate lactonizing enzyme family protein translates to MTKDYAKLHDPNAEYTMRDLSAETMGVTGERGGARDVEITDVQTTMIDGNFPWTLVRVYTDAGVVGTGEAYWGAGVPELIQRMAPFVVGENPLDIDRLTEHLVQKMSGEGSIGGVTVTAISGIEIALHDLAGKILDVPAYQLLGGKYRDEVRVYCDCHTEEEADPDACADEAERVVEELGYDALKFDLDVPSGLEKDRANRHLRPGEIRHKAEIVEKVTERVKDRADVAFDCHWTFSAGSAKRLAQSIEEFDVWWLEDPVPPENHDVQREVTQFTSTPITAGENVYRKHGHRRLLEEQAVDIIAPDMPKVGGMRETRKIADIADTYYTPVAMHNVSSPIATMASAQVGAAIPNSLAVEYHSYELGWWEDLVEEDVIENGYIEIPEKPGLGLTLDMDVVEERMIDGEELFDEE, encoded by the coding sequence ATGACGAAGGACTACGCGAAACTCCACGACCCGAACGCGGAGTACACGATGCGGGACCTCTCCGCCGAGACGATGGGCGTCACCGGCGAGCGCGGCGGCGCACGCGACGTCGAAATCACCGACGTCCAGACGACAATGATCGACGGGAACTTCCCGTGGACGCTCGTCCGCGTCTACACCGACGCGGGCGTCGTCGGCACCGGCGAGGCGTACTGGGGCGCGGGCGTCCCCGAACTCATCCAGCGGATGGCGCCGTTCGTCGTCGGCGAGAATCCGCTCGACATCGACCGCCTCACCGAACATCTCGTCCAGAAGATGTCCGGCGAGGGCTCCATCGGCGGCGTCACCGTTACCGCCATCTCGGGTATCGAGATCGCGCTTCACGATCTCGCGGGCAAGATTCTCGACGTCCCCGCCTACCAACTGCTCGGCGGGAAGTACCGCGACGAGGTCCGCGTCTACTGCGACTGCCACACCGAGGAGGAGGCCGACCCCGACGCCTGCGCCGACGAGGCCGAGCGCGTCGTCGAAGAACTCGGCTACGACGCGCTGAAGTTCGACCTCGACGTGCCCTCGGGACTGGAGAAGGACCGCGCGAACCGACACCTCCGCCCGGGTGAGATTCGCCACAAGGCCGAAATCGTCGAGAAAGTGACCGAGCGCGTGAAGGACCGCGCCGACGTCGCCTTCGACTGCCACTGGACGTTCTCGGCGGGTAGCGCCAAGCGCCTCGCACAGTCCATCGAGGAGTTCGACGTCTGGTGGCTCGAAGACCCGGTCCCGCCGGAGAACCACGACGTCCAGCGCGAGGTGACGCAGTTCACCTCGACGCCCATCACCGCCGGCGAGAACGTCTACCGCAAACACGGCCACCGCCGGCTCCTCGAAGAGCAGGCCGTCGACATCATCGCGCCCGACATGCCCAAGGTCGGCGGGATGCGCGAGACGCGTAAGATAGCCGATATCGCCGACACCTACTACACGCCGGTGGCGATGCACAACGTCTCCTCACCCATCGCGACGATGGCCTCCGCACAGGTCGGCGCGGCCATCCCGAACTCGCTGGCCGTCGAGTACCACTCCTACGAGCTCGGCTGGTGGGAGGACCTGGTCGAAGAGGACGTGATCGAGAACGGCTACATCGAGATTCCGGAGAAACCAGGCCTCGGCCTGACGCTCGACATGGACGTCGTCGAAGAGCGCATGATCGACGGCGAGGAGTTGTTCGACGAGGAGTGA
- a CDS encoding YbjQ family protein: MELSNTDEIAGREITETLGVVRGNTVRARNIGRDITQGLRNVVGGELKGYTELMSDAREEALARMEAEAEELGADAVVNVRFVTSDIAQSGAELLAYGTAVELD; the protein is encoded by the coding sequence ATGGAGCTCTCCAACACCGACGAAATTGCGGGCCGCGAAATCACCGAGACGCTCGGCGTCGTTCGCGGAAACACCGTCCGCGCCCGCAACATCGGCCGCGACATCACGCAGGGACTCCGCAACGTCGTCGGCGGCGAACTGAAAGGCTACACCGAACTGATGTCCGACGCCCGCGAGGAGGCCCTCGCTCGCATGGAGGCGGAAGCCGAGGAACTGGGCGCGGACGCCGTCGTCAACGTGCGCTTCGTCACCTCCGACATCGCCCAGAGCGGCGCGGAGTTGCTGGCGTACGGGACGGCGGTCGAACTCGACTGA
- a CDS encoding MOSC domain-containing protein produces the protein MAHVETIFIATEDSAPMEELDSVDAVEDGLSGDRYQTGRGYYSPYDVCEVTLIEGEAIDEIREEFDIDLTDGRHRRNIVTRGVEGHDLLHTTFRVGDALLRGTRPRPPCAHVEQVADEEGVARALKNRRGGICADVVEPGTIRAGDELEVVEEDPQTMGRKIAERLGL, from the coding sequence ATGGCACACGTCGAAACCATCTTTATCGCCACCGAAGACAGCGCCCCCATGGAGGAACTCGACAGCGTCGACGCCGTCGAGGACGGTCTCAGCGGCGACCGCTACCAGACCGGCCGCGGCTACTACTCGCCGTACGACGTCTGCGAGGTGACGCTCATCGAGGGCGAAGCCATCGACGAGATACGCGAGGAGTTCGACATCGACCTCACCGACGGTCGACATCGCCGAAACATCGTCACCCGCGGCGTCGAGGGTCACGACCTGCTGCACACTACGTTCCGCGTCGGTGACGCGCTCCTGCGGGGGACGCGCCCGCGACCACCCTGTGCGCACGTCGAACAGGTCGCTGACGAGGAGGGCGTCGCGCGGGCGCTGAAGAACCGGCGCGGCGGAATCTGCGCCGACGTGGTCGAACCGGGGACGATACGCGCCGGTGACGAACTCGAAGTCGTCGAGGAAGATCCGCAGACGATGGGTCGGAAGATAGCCGAGCGGTTGGGTCTGTAG
- the mce gene encoding methylmalonyl-CoA epimerase: protein MQFDHAGVATRDADALAELFGELFDAPEAHREEFDGMTVVFLELDDGYFELLEPHADGAIARYLDSAGPGLHHFALATEDIESALATARDAGVELIDEEPRPGAWGHRVAFLHPKSTGGVLVEFVEH from the coding sequence ATGCAGTTCGACCACGCAGGCGTCGCCACCCGCGACGCCGACGCGCTCGCGGAGTTGTTCGGCGAGTTGTTCGACGCGCCCGAAGCCCATCGCGAGGAGTTCGACGGGATGACCGTCGTCTTCCTCGAACTCGACGACGGCTACTTCGAGCTCCTCGAACCGCACGCAGACGGCGCAATCGCGCGCTACCTCGACAGCGCCGGCCCCGGGCTGCACCACTTCGCGCTCGCGACGGAAGACATCGAGTCGGCGCTCGCTACGGCGAGAGATGCGGGCGTCGAACTCATCGACGAGGAACCGAGGCCGGGCGCGTGGGGACATCGAGTCGCCTTCTTGCACCCGAAATCGACCGGCGGCGTGCTCGTCGAGTTCGTCGAGCACTAA
- a CDS encoding DUF7344 domain-containing protein: protein MGVTEVDETEFSLSREEAFETLSNRRRRYAIHALLQEDAPVELGDLSRQVAAWETGQTPAAVTSEERRRVYNALQQSHLPKMHDVGVVEYDRDRGVISTTTEASNLHVYLEIVPGNDIPWSVYYLLLGAFSLSFAGAVVGGLPPFGAIPALVGALVPGLLLVVSSAVHTLHSRRQRLGRDGVPPELRHQEN, encoded by the coding sequence ATGGGTGTCACCGAGGTAGACGAAACCGAGTTCTCACTCTCTCGCGAGGAGGCGTTCGAGACGCTGAGCAACCGCCGTCGCCGGTACGCGATACACGCGCTCTTGCAGGAGGACGCGCCGGTCGAACTCGGCGACCTCTCGCGACAGGTCGCCGCGTGGGAGACGGGCCAGACGCCGGCTGCGGTCACCTCCGAGGAGCGTCGGCGGGTGTACAACGCATTGCAGCAGTCCCACCTCCCGAAGATGCACGACGTGGGCGTCGTCGAGTACGACCGTGACCGGGGCGTCATCTCGACGACGACGGAGGCGTCGAACCTCCACGTCTATCTGGAGATCGTCCCTGGAAACGACATTCCCTGGAGCGTCTACTACCTGCTGTTGGGCGCGTTCTCCCTCTCTTTCGCCGGTGCCGTCGTGGGCGGCCTGCCGCCGTTCGGCGCGATTCCGGCGCTGGTCGGCGCGCTCGTTCCCGGTCTGCTGCTCGTCGTGTCGTCGGCCGTCCACACGCTACACAGCCGACGACAACGACTCGGCCGCGACGGGGTGCCGCCGGAGCTCCGACACCAAGAGAACTAG
- the galK gene encoding galactokinase — protein sequence MSEQLDRAADELVAQFGEGGRVVGATAPGRVNLVGGHTDYNDGFVLPAAIDRRIAVAARARDDGTVRVYSADFDETATFELSELDPPDAAEWADYVKGVVAELRALGGESATELGGADLAVVGGVPRGAGLSSSAALELAVGGALVAAFGLNVDRRSLAELAWRAETEFVGLDCGIMDQYAVALCEADAALFLDCRDRSTELVPFDGDRARIVAVDTNVEHELVDSAYNDRVRECARGVDLLDDRLDAEFRSLRDVSPATLDAHADALPETIRRRCRHVVSENERVRRAAAALREGDYAAVGERMFDSHESLRDDYEVSCAELDVVVELAREAEGVYGARLTGAGFGGSVVALVAPEAVAEFEAAVRREYPRRTGVEPDIYDCDVVGGYALER from the coding sequence ATGTCGGAGCAACTCGACCGAGCGGCCGACGAACTCGTCGCTCAGTTCGGTGAGGGCGGACGGGTCGTCGGCGCGACGGCGCCCGGCCGCGTCAACCTCGTCGGCGGCCACACCGACTACAACGACGGCTTCGTCCTTCCGGCGGCTATCGACCGCCGCATCGCCGTCGCCGCGCGCGCCCGAGACGACGGGACGGTTCGCGTCTACTCGGCGGATTTCGACGAGACGGCGACGTTCGAACTCTCGGAACTGGACCCGCCCGACGCCGCCGAGTGGGCCGACTACGTGAAAGGCGTCGTCGCGGAACTCCGGGCGCTCGGCGGCGAATCGGCGACCGAACTCGGCGGCGCGGACCTCGCCGTCGTCGGCGGCGTCCCTCGCGGAGCCGGACTCTCCTCCTCGGCGGCGCTGGAACTCGCCGTCGGCGGCGCGCTCGTGGCCGCGTTCGGCCTCAACGTCGACCGCCGGAGCCTCGCCGAACTCGCGTGGCGCGCCGAGACCGAGTTCGTCGGCCTCGACTGCGGCATCATGGACCAGTACGCCGTCGCACTCTGCGAGGCCGACGCCGCGCTGTTTCTGGACTGCCGGGACCGCTCGACCGAACTCGTTCCATTCGACGGCGACCGCGCCCGCATCGTCGCGGTGGACACGAACGTCGAACACGAACTCGTCGACTCGGCGTACAACGACCGGGTTCGGGAGTGCGCTCGGGGCGTCGACCTGCTGGACGACCGCCTCGACGCCGAATTCAGGTCGCTCCGAGATGTCTCTCCGGCGACGCTCGACGCCCACGCCGACGCGCTCCCCGAGACGATTCGTCGTCGTTGCCGACACGTCGTCTCCGAGAACGAGCGCGTGCGACGCGCCGCGGCGGCGCTCCGAGAGGGCGATTACGCCGCCGTCGGCGAGCGGATGTTCGACTCTCACGAGAGCCTTCGCGACGACTACGAGGTTAGCTGTGCGGAATTGGACGTGGTCGTCGAACTTGCCAGAGAAGCCGAGGGCGTCTACGGCGCGCGACTCACCGGCGCCGGGTTCGGCGGCTCTGTCGTCGCGCTCGTCGCGCCGGAAGCCGTCGCCGAGTTCGAGGCGGCGGTTCGGCGGGAGTATCCGCGGCGGACCGGCGTGGAGCCGGATATCTACGACTGCGACGTCGTCGGCGGGTACGCGCTAGAGCGGTGA
- the menE gene encoding o-succinylbenzoate--CoA ligase, whose translation MRDWLSDRAQTSPAATALVVADSGAEWTVAELDAAVEETAGRLAALGVEAGDHLGVLMDSRVAYVLFVHASMRLGATLVPLNDRLTAAELGPQIRRADLTTLVCGETTEETAVEAVGTSEPTAETAVAETPIISVDEPRYDVVESFKDATAEAVVPVEWKRSDPMLLLFTSGTTGDPKAVVLEMGNVLSSAVASAFHLGISPDDRWLVPLSLYHMGGIGPILRGPLYGITVVLREEYDPGSTADDIGQYDITCVSLVPTMLTQMLDTRGTLADSLRVVLLGGAPAPQSLVERCRDYSVPVHPTYGMTETASQISTARPEEAYDNPGTVGRPLFWTRLTVVDENGAELPPNEVGELVVDGPTVSPGYYGDDEATAEAFGPNGLRTGDVGYRDEGGRVYVLNRLDDRIITGGENVDPGEIVETLRSHPDVADAAVVGVPDEEWGERVAALLVPKNPGLSVEDVEAFCRERLAGFKLPRTIEFDHELPRTVSGTVDRAALRERLGDGVRIEDAESAESTRELGEPNESEISGATGTGAADASPDRDTTDDASKHAGGIVEEAESSSGDDDENGDDGEYSRGEIGENDESDTEQDDENGDVAAAGEETEDADGEETDSGVGGAEPDENGGEADSAGESSTDGAPGSTGEGNH comes from the coding sequence ATGCGTGATTGGCTCTCGGACCGGGCACAGACGTCTCCGGCGGCGACGGCGCTCGTCGTCGCCGATTCGGGGGCCGAGTGGACCGTCGCCGAACTCGACGCCGCCGTCGAGGAGACTGCGGGGCGACTGGCGGCCCTCGGTGTCGAGGCGGGTGACCACCTCGGTGTTCTGATGGACAGTCGGGTGGCGTACGTGTTGTTCGTCCACGCCTCGATGCGCCTCGGTGCGACGCTCGTTCCCCTGAACGACCGACTCACCGCTGCCGAACTCGGCCCACAGATACGTCGTGCCGACCTGACGACGCTCGTCTGCGGTGAGACGACAGAGGAGACGGCCGTCGAGGCGGTCGGGACGAGCGAACCGACCGCCGAGACTGCGGTTGCGGAGACCCCGATAATCTCGGTCGACGAACCGCGGTACGACGTCGTCGAGTCGTTCAAGGACGCGACCGCCGAGGCGGTCGTCCCCGTCGAGTGGAAGCGCTCGGACCCGATGCTGCTGCTTTTCACCTCGGGGACGACCGGAGACCCGAAAGCCGTCGTTCTGGAGATGGGCAATGTGCTGTCGAGCGCCGTCGCCTCGGCGTTCCACCTCGGCATCTCGCCGGACGACCGCTGGCTGGTGCCGCTATCGCTGTACCACATGGGCGGTATCGGCCCGATTCTCCGCGGGCCGCTGTACGGCATCACCGTCGTCCTCCGCGAGGAGTACGACCCAGGGTCGACCGCCGACGACATCGGTCAGTACGATATCACGTGCGTCTCACTCGTGCCGACGATGCTCACGCAGATGCTCGACACGCGTGGGACGCTCGCCGACTCGTTGCGAGTCGTCCTGTTGGGCGGCGCGCCCGCCCCGCAGTCGCTCGTCGAGCGCTGTCGCGACTACTCCGTCCCGGTGCACCCGACGTACGGGATGACCGAGACGGCCTCGCAGATTTCGACCGCCCGCCCGGAGGAGGCGTACGACAACCCCGGCACGGTCGGCCGCCCGCTGTTCTGGACGCGACTGACGGTCGTCGACGAGAACGGAGCGGAGCTCCCGCCGAACGAGGTGGGCGAGTTGGTCGTCGACGGCCCGACGGTCTCGCCGGGCTACTACGGCGACGACGAGGCGACAGCCGAGGCGTTCGGACCGAACGGCCTCCGCACCGGCGATGTCGGCTACCGCGACGAAGGCGGCCGCGTCTACGTGCTCAACCGTCTCGACGACCGAATCATCACCGGCGGCGAGAACGTCGACCCCGGCGAAATCGTCGAGACGCTTCGCTCGCATCCAGACGTCGCCGACGCCGCCGTCGTCGGCGTCCCCGACGAGGAGTGGGGCGAACGGGTCGCAGCGCTTCTAGTGCCGAAGAACCCCGGCCTCTCCGTCGAGGACGTCGAAGCGTTCTGTCGGGAGCGACTCGCGGGGTTCAAACTCCCGCGGACCATCGAGTTCGACCACGAACTCCCTCGGACGGTCTCGGGCACCGTCGACCGGGCGGCGCTCCGCGAACGGCTGGGCGACGGCGTCCGCATCGAAGACGCCGAGTCGGCGGAGTCGACGCGCGAACTCGGCGAACCGAACGAGTCGGAGATCTCGGGAGCGACTGGGACGGGAGCGGCGGACGCGTCTCCCGACCGAGATACGACAGACGACGCGTCGAAACACGCCGGAGGCATCGTCGAGGAGGCCGAGTCGAGTTCGGGCGACGACGACGAAAACGGTGACGACGGCGAATACAGTAGAGGCGAAATCGGCGAAAACGACGAATCCGACACCGAACAAGACGACGAAAACGGCGATGTCGCCGCGGCCGGCGAAGAGACCGAGGACGCCGACGGCGAAGAGACCGATTCGGGCGTCGGAGGCGCCGAACCGGACGAGAACGGCGGTGAAGCCGACAGCGCCGGCGAGTCGTCGACCGACGGTGCACCGGGGTCGACAGGCGAGGGAAACCACTAA
- a CDS encoding acyl-CoA dehydrogenase family protein: MDLLDETIVPEHAREVKQAAREFAEEHIEPNAEEYFRTGDYPWEILEAAQDAGLIAQDIGEEYGGEGYDMYQVLALAEEFYRADAGIGLTLMLASFGCEIVEHYGSEEQKEEYLRPVAECEQISGLAVSEPDTGSDMAGMTTSAEKTDDGYVLNGEKYWIGNAVEAEWLTVYAKTGNADDRYSNYSMFIVETDTDGYEAEHIPEKMGMRASKQGHIVFDDCVVPEENLIGSEGGGFYMLADFFNHGRVAVGGHGLGLAAAAIEEAWSFVHDREAFGRNVSEFQAVQHILADMRMEFEAARALNWRAAQKVADNEDAGFWAAATKTKSTEVANFCAERGMQLHGGRSILTDRRIARVYRDVRIPVIYEGANEIQRNLIYRQSR, from the coding sequence ATGGACCTTCTGGACGAGACCATCGTCCCGGAACACGCCCGCGAGGTCAAGCAGGCGGCCCGGGAGTTCGCCGAGGAGCACATCGAACCGAACGCCGAGGAGTACTTCCGCACGGGCGACTACCCGTGGGAGATTCTGGAAGCGGCCCAGGACGCCGGTCTCATCGCTCAGGACATTGGCGAGGAGTACGGCGGCGAGGGGTACGACATGTATCAGGTGCTCGCGCTGGCCGAGGAGTTCTACCGCGCCGACGCCGGTATCGGTCTCACCCTCATGCTCGCGAGTTTCGGCTGTGAAATCGTCGAGCATTACGGGAGCGAGGAGCAGAAAGAGGAGTACCTCCGTCCCGTCGCCGAGTGCGAGCAGATCTCGGGCCTCGCCGTCTCCGAACCCGACACCGGGTCGGACATGGCGGGCATGACGACGAGCGCCGAGAAGACCGACGACGGCTACGTCCTCAACGGCGAGAAGTACTGGATCGGCAACGCCGTCGAGGCGGAGTGGCTCACCGTCTACGCGAAGACCGGCAACGCCGACGACCGCTACTCGAACTACTCGATGTTCATCGTCGAGACCGACACCGACGGCTACGAGGCCGAGCACATCCCCGAGAAGATGGGGATGCGCGCCTCCAAGCAGGGCCACATCGTCTTCGACGACTGCGTGGTTCCCGAGGAGAACCTCATCGGCAGTGAGGGCGGCGGCTTCTACATGCTCGCTGACTTCTTCAACCACGGCCGCGTCGCCGTCGGCGGCCACGGACTCGGTCTCGCCGCCGCGGCCATCGAAGAGGCGTGGTCGTTCGTCCACGACCGCGAGGCGTTCGGCCGAAACGTCTCGGAGTTCCAGGCCGTCCAGCACATTCTCGCGGACATGCGCATGGAGTTCGAGGCCGCCCGCGCGCTCAACTGGCGCGCCGCGCAGAAGGTCGCCGACAACGAGGACGCCGGCTTCTGGGCCGCCGCGACGAAGACGAAGTCGACTGAAGTCGCGAACTTCTGCGCCGAGCGCGGGATGCAACTGCACGGCGGGCGCTCCATCCTGACCGACCGCCGCATCGCCCGCGTCTACCGCGACGTGCGCATCCCGGTCATCTACGAGGGCGCAAACGAGATTCAGCGCAACCTCATCTACCGGCAGTCGCGGTAG
- a CDS encoding SDR family oxidoreductase, translated as MTRVVLITGCDEGIGRRAARAFAEADWTVYATGLDAEALEPLEADGCETVVLDVTDEDVGSVVDDIAEEAGRLDCLVNNAGVGHVGAVEETDAEDVSELFEVNVVGMHRVTKAALPYLRDSEIGRVVNLSSVVGRYPLPGMAAYTASKFAVEGWTEALRGELEPFDVDAILVEPGVVGTGFVDDVFSDLDARVAEGGRYAELYGMLDYWLPDLADLGGDADETATTIVRAASAPKPRERYPVGMQGRVLVLGGYLPPWARDAGWRVARNVSRVFGK; from the coding sequence GTGACACGGGTCGTACTCATCACCGGTTGCGACGAGGGTATCGGACGACGGGCGGCGCGCGCCTTCGCGGAGGCCGACTGGACCGTCTACGCGACAGGTCTCGACGCGGAGGCGCTCGAACCGCTCGAAGCCGACGGCTGCGAGACGGTCGTCCTCGACGTGACGGACGAGGATGTGGGTTCGGTCGTCGACGATATCGCCGAGGAGGCGGGTCGGCTGGACTGTCTCGTCAACAACGCGGGCGTCGGCCACGTCGGGGCCGTCGAGGAGACCGACGCCGAGGACGTCTCCGAACTGTTCGAGGTGAACGTCGTCGGCATGCACCGCGTGACGAAGGCCGCACTCCCGTACCTCCGCGACTCCGAAATCGGCCGCGTGGTGAATCTGTCGAGCGTCGTCGGCCGCTACCCGCTGCCGGGGATGGCTGCCTACACCGCCTCGAAGTTCGCCGTCGAGGGGTGGACGGAGGCGCTTCGCGGCGAACTCGAACCGTTCGACGTCGACGCGATTCTCGTCGAACCCGGCGTCGTCGGCACCGGATTCGTCGACGACGTCTTCTCGGACCTCGACGCCCGCGTCGCCGAGGGCGGCCGGTACGCCGAGCTCTACGGGATGCTCGACTACTGGCTGCCGGACCTCGCCGACCTCGGCGGCGACGCCGACGAGACGGCGACGACCATCGTCCGCGCCGCCAGCGCGCCGAAGCCTCGCGAGCGTTACCCCGTCGGGATGCAGGGTCGCGTACTCGTCCTCGGCGGGTACCTTCCCCCGTGGGCGCGCGACGCCGGGTGGCGCGTCGCTCGCAACGTCTCGCGCGTGTTCGGGAAGTAA